One Synechococcus sp. Nb3U1 genomic window, TTCTCGAGGGATCCCGGCCCCAGCGAGAGGTGCAAGTGGTGGGCGTCGTCGATGAGTTTCTGGGCTTATCGGCCTATGTGGAGCTGGGATCCCTGAATCGCCTCATGCGGGAAGGGGAAACCTTGTCGGGGGCCTATCTGTCGATTGATGCGGCCCAGTCCCAGGCCCTCTACGACCGGCTCAAACAAATACCCGTCGTGGCGGGTGTATCGTTTCGGGAAACTCTGCTGGAGAGCTTTCGAGAGATCAGCGCCCGCAATATCCTGGTCATGACCGGCATCCTGTCACTATTTGCCGCCATCATCACCTTCAGCGTCGTCTACAATTCCGCCCGCATCGCCCTTTCGGAACGCAGCCGCGAGCTGGCTAGCCTGCGCATCATCGGCTTCAGCCGCCATGAGATCAGCGTCATTTTGCTCGGAGAACAAAGCTTGCTGGTGCTGGTGGGGATCCCCGTGGGCTGGCTGCTGGGCTTTGGCTTGAGTGCGTTCTTGGCCAAGGCCTATGTCTCGGAGTTGTACCGGATCCCATTGGTAATCCATCGGGCCACCTACACCACGGTGGGGCTAGTGGTTCTACTGGCTGCCGTCCTGTCCGGGATCGTGATCCACCGCCAACTGAATCGCCTAGATCTAATCGCGGTGCTGAAGACACGAGAGTAGCTCCCCAGTGCCTTCTGGCTTTGTTGCAACTATATTTCAATTCACAACTTTTTCTTAATAAGTGATTTCGATTCTTGAGAACCCATTTTACTTTGTTACATGTAGAGCGTTCCCATCAAAAAGCCTATGAGCCTCATTGCCCAAGTTATCGCTCAGTCAGATGCTGCTGAACGCTTCCTCAGCGGTGCTGAAATTGCCAAGTTAGAAGATTTCTTTAGCAAAGGTCAAATCCGGATCCGGGCTGCTCAAAAGTTGGCAGATAACGAGCAAAAAATTGTTCAGGAAGGTAGCAAACGCTTTTGGGCAAAATGTCCCAACACCCCCAGCAACAAAGGAAATCCTCAAAAAACAGCCCTGTGCCAGCGGGATCAGGGTTGGTACATTCGTCTAGTCAGCTACTGCGTTCTGGCGGGCAACGAAAAACCCTTAGACGATATCGGCCTGAATGGAATGCGTGAAATGTACCTGTCTCTAGGTGTACCTCTGCCGAACTTGCGGGTAGCGATGGGCTGCCTCAAGGATGTAGCTGCTGATGTCCTTTCTTCTGAGGAGATGGCCGTGACTGCTCCCTATTTTGAGCGTCTCGTCCGTGCTTTCTGAGTGGATGACTCAGTTCCTTGACAACTAGTCACACAGAAAAGCCCTTTCTTGAATTGCCTCATACAGTTAGTCCCCAAGGAAAACCCATGAAAGATACCATCACTTCCATCATCAACCCCGCTGATGAGAAGGGTTCTTACTTAGACGCTTCAGCATTGGATCAATTGAATCGCTACTTTCAGAGCGGCAACATGCGAGTCAAGGCAGCCAAAACCATCAGTTCCAGTGCCAGCAGCATCATCAGCAAAACCGTTGCCAACAGCTTGCTCTACGGAGATATCACCCTGCCTGGGGGCAACATGTACCCCACCCGTCGTTATGCTGCCTGTTTGCGGGATTTAACCTATTTCTTGCGCTATGCCACCTATGCCATGTTGGCTGCTGATGCCTCCATCCTGAATGAGCGGGTGCTGAATGGCCTCAAAGAAACCTACGTCACACTGGGGGTTCCTATCGACCGAGTGATTGAAGCGCTCAATGCCATGAAGGAGGTTCTAACAGACAGTGTTGGAACCGAGGCGGGTCAAGAAATGGGGGTGTATTTAGACCACATCATCGCTGGCTTGAGCTGAAGGTTTCCCCACTCTTGGTACCCCTCCTTGTCGGCTTATGGGAGGGGTCTTAACCCTCTCAGCAGGAATTGCCACCAAAGCAAGATTTCGAGAAGGGGCATCAGCGGCGATCTCCATCTATTCTCGATGGATGAAATCCAGGAGATAAGAACAAGAGCCAAAGAGAAAAGGACTTAACTATGAACGCTACAACTACACACCCTTCAGGCTATCCCTGGTGGGCGGGTAATGCTCGATTCGTTGACCTCTCCAATACTTTTATCGTGGCGCATGTGGCCCAAGCGGCCCTGATCATGGCCTGGGCGGGCGGCTTTACCTTGTTCGAAGTGGCCAAGTTTTCGCCCGATTTGCCGATGTACGAGCAGGGATTAATTTTGTTACCCCATCTGGCCACATTGGGATGGGGAGTTGGTGCTGCGGGCCAAATTGTCGATACGTTCCCCTTCGTTGCCATTGGTTGTATTCATCTCGTAGCGGCTGGGGTGCTGGCTGGGGGAGCTTACTTTCACCAGACCAAGCTGCCTCCCAACTTAGGTATGGAGTTTGGCAAAGCTGCCAAGTTTCACTTTGCTTGGGATGACGCCAAAACATTGGGGATGATTTTGGGACATCACCTGTTGATCTTGGGTTTAGGAGCCTTATTGTTAGTGGCCAAGGCCATGTTTTTGGGTGGGCTGTACGATGCCACGCTCGATCAGGTGCGGCTGGTGAGCCAACCCACGCTCAATTTTGCCACCCTTTTCGACTATCGCACCCATCTTTTTGATGTCAATAACCTAGAAGACTTAGTCGGCGGACATCTCTACGTTGCCGGCCTTCTGCTTTTAGGGGGTGCATGGCACATCCTCGTTCCACCTTTTGCGTGGGTCAAAGCCCGTTTTCTCTTCTCAGCAGACGGGATCCTCTCCTATTCTCTGTTTGGTATTGCCCTAGCCGGATTTGCGGCCTCCTACTACTGTGGGTTTAATAGTCTGGCCTATCCAGAGGTCTTTTATGGGCCAACATTGCAGCTCAAGTCCGCCTTCACGCCATTCTATTTTGATCCCACCCAAATGGAGCCGTGGGCCTATTCATCCCGAGTGTGGCTGGCCAACGCGCATTTCTATCTAGCTTTCTTTTTCCTACAGGGATCCCTGTGGCATTTTCAGCGGGCCATGGGCTTTGACTGGGCAAAGCTTTTTCAAGCCTGGCAACGGGGTTGGCAGGAAGCGGGGTTATCTCAGTTTGTTTATCAAACTGTGGTGGAGATCCATCCCCAGGCCACACCTGAGGTTTGCTACGAGCCAGCCTTTGCAACTCCAGCTCCTCTGGCTCCTCAGAGGGATCAAAACTACACCTACCAGCCCCCCCAGAGAAACTCTAGTTTGATTACACCTATTACACTGAATGGTGTGCAAAACACTCTTTATCAATTTGCCTATCATCCCAAATCCAGCCTGTTTTATGAGGTGCCGAGTACTTCTTCTCCCTTCAACAAAACACCGCTGCAGGTGGGATATGGATCCCCAAAAGCCCAAATCAATCACGGAGGACGTTCCCACTCTCTATCTACCACCATTTACGAATTGAGTAGGGCTCAGGTAAATTAGTCAGCCATCAATTCTACAGCCTTTTCCAGCGATATATACTACAGCCGATACAAACCAACCCTTTGTCCAAGAAAAATTGCTTCTTGACCTTGTATCGTACATGAAATCAGAAAAGGCTGTGATTGCGGGTATTTTTAGAAAACCCTCTCTAGAGAAAGCCAAGGCTTTCTCTTTTTTTCTTTTTTTGCAGAATATAGCCTTTTCCGACTTCACACAGGCCCTTGAGCTAGGTAAAAACCTGATGGAGCAAGGGATTGACTTGAATCTGCTGTATCAGATAACGAACGTTGGAAAAGGCTGTAAGGCCATTAAACGGGATCCGGAAGCACCTCTACCTTTAGAGTTGCGAACTTGAGGCAACAATTCGCAAATTCATGTCTGCTTGCCCCAAGACCCTACAGGCCCGATAATGTGTGCTTAACTTCGTTGACTGGCCCATGGCTCCTGTTTTTGTATTTTCGGCTACCCGCAGGTCGGAACGGAGTTTGACGAACACTATTCCGAATTGCCGTGCCCTAGCGCGCTCTTATTCACCATTCAGGAGGGGGATCCGTGGTTCAACGCCCAATTATTCTCGGCATTGTTGGCGATAGCGCTGCCGGGAAAACCACCCTCACCCGTGGCATCGCCCAAGTTTTGGGGGAAGAAAATGTCACCGTTATCTGCACCGACGACTACCATCGCTACGACCGTAAACAACGCGCCGAGCTGGGGATCACAGCCCTGCACCCTGATTGCAACTATCTGGATATTATGCAGCAGCATCTGACGCTGTTGCGCACCGGCCAACCGATCCTAAAGCCGATCTACAACCACAACACCGGCACCTTCGATCCCCCCGAATACATCAAGCCCAATAAATATGTGATTGTCGAAGGGTTGCTGGGCTATTCCACCCGTGGTATGCGAGATAGCTACGATGTCAGGGTTTACTTAGCCCCTCCCGAAGATCTACGAGCCCTCTGGAAAATTAAGCGGGATACCCGCAAGCGGGGCTACACCGAAGAACAAGTTCGAGAAGAGCTGCGCAAGCGGGAACCCGATTCAGAAGCCTTTATTCGCCCGCAACGGCAATGGGCGGATGTGGTAGTCAGCTTTTATCCCCCTCAAGAGGGATCCGACCAGGACGAATTGTTGTTGAATGTGCGCCTGGTGCTGCGCCCCACCATTCCACACCCGGATTTTTGGCAAATTCTCAACGCCGACAACAGCCACCTCGGATCCGCCATCCGACTTGACCTGGATCGGGATATGGGCAAACCGGTGGACGTATTGGGGATCGACGGCCATGCCACAGCCAGTCAAGTGGTAGAACTGGAGCGAATGCTCTGCAATGAAATTCCCTATTTAGGCAAGTTTTGCAGTCTAGATACCAACCCCAGCATTGGGAAATTGATTGGCACAACCGGTGAATTGCTGCAAAGTTATCCCCTTGCCCTGACCCAGTTGTTGATCACCTACCACATGCTCAAGGCCGCCAATATCTACCAGTAAACAAATAAAACTCACCGGCTCAAGAGATGCTCAAGCCCATAAACCAACCCCTTCAGCTCCAGCACCCTGCGAATGGCCAAAATCACCCCCGGCATAAAGGCAACTCGGTCAGTTGTATCGTGACGAAGGGTTAGAGTTTGTCCCATGCCGCCAAAGATTACTTCTTGGTGAGCCACTAGGCCCGGCAGGCGAATACTGTGAATGCGGATGTTGTGTTCAGGGATCCCTCCCCGAGAACCCGGAATTAATTCCTTCTCTTCCACTTGAGGAGGATTAAAGTCTTTCCCTAGTCGCCCCAGGAGTTGAGCCGTTTGGGATGCACTACCACTCGGGGCATCGGCTTTGCGGTTGTGGTGTAACTCGATAATTTCCACATGATCAAAATACTGCGCTGCTTGAACAGCCATCTGCTGTAGCAAAATCATGCCGATGGCGAAATTGGGCGCGATCACACAGCCTACACTAGATTTCTCAGCAAACTCCCGCAGCCGTTCCACTTGCTCCAGGCTTAAGCCTGTTGTCCCCACCACCGGACGCACCCCAAAGGCAATGGCTGAGCGAATGTTTTCAAACACCGAACGAGGATGGGTGAAATCCACCATCACACCACGGCCACTGCGTTGAGATAGCTTCAGGAGTTGCCCTGAAAGATCGTCTGTAATCTCCACCCCCAGGGATCCCAGACCCAGCACCTCACCAATATCAAAGCCAACCTGGGAGCGAGCTACCGCCCCTACCACGGCCATATCGGGAGTTTCGGCTACCGCCCGCACGACCTCTCGACCCATCTTCCCCAAAGCACCGACCACAAGAACTGGGATAGGAGAAGCCTCTGCTGCTGCATCGAGATTGACTAACTCTGTCATCCGTTGCCACCACTATCCAAACAATCCTTGAATGGGCCTAAGGGGGGATCCCAGTTTGAGATCACACCTCAATCCCGCTACAGTTTCACCTCAATATCCACACCTGCCGGTAGATCCAGCTTCATCAAGGCGTCGATGGTTTTGGAAGAAGGGGAGTAAATGTCGATAATCCGACGATGGGTACGGGTTTCAAAGTGCTCCCGAGAATCTTTATCGGTGTGGGGAGACCGCAACACACAGTAGATGCGACGACGAGTGGGTAACGGAATCGGGCCGACGGGCATCGCCTCGGTACGCCGGGCTGTATCCACGATTTTGTCGCAGGAAGTATCCAGCAAACGGTGATCGTAGGCTTTGAGGCGGATGCGGATCTTCTGTTGGGTCAGGGTAGCCATAGCTGGGAAGTGGTAGAAAGGGACTGGACAGACTGGACAAAAAGCGACAGGGATCGAGTCATTCTGGGGTGACCAGCAGCGCTCAATCCCTGCCGAAAGGAATCGGGTTTATTTCAAGATCTTGGAGACAACACCCGCTCCAACCGTGCGACCTCCCTCGCGGATGGCGAAGCGCATCCCTTGCTCAATGGCGATGGGCTGGATCAGCTCCACCGTCATCTTGATGCGATCACCGGGCATCACCATCTCCGGCTGGGAGCCATCGTCAGCAGTAAACGCGGCAATGGTACCGGTCACGTCGGTGGTACGCACGTAGAATTGGGGGCGATAGCCGGAGAAGAACGGCGTGTGACGACCACCCTCTTCTTTTTTGAGGATGTATACCTCAGACTCGAAGTTGGTGTGGGGGGTAATGGACTTGGGCTTAGCCAACACCATGCCGCGCTCGATGTCATCCTTCTGGATCCCGCGCAACAGCACACCAACGTTGTCCCCCGCCAGACCTTCGTCTAGCGTCTTCTGGAACATTTCCAAC contains:
- a CDS encoding allophycocyanin subunit beta encodes the protein MKDTITSIINPADEKGSYLDASALDQLNRYFQSGNMRVKAAKTISSSASSIISKTVANSLLYGDITLPGGNMYPTRRYAACLRDLTYFLRYATYAMLAADASILNERVLNGLKETYVTLGVPIDRVIEALNAMKEVLTDSVGTEAGQEMGVYLDHIIAGLS
- a CDS encoding allophycocyanin, with the translated sequence MSLIAQVIAQSDAAERFLSGAEIAKLEDFFSKGQIRIRAAQKLADNEQKIVQEGSKRFWAKCPNTPSNKGNPQKTALCQRDQGWYIRLVSYCVLAGNEKPLDDIGLNGMREMYLSLGVPLPNLRVAMGCLKDVAADVLSSEEMAVTAPYFERLVRAF
- the dapB gene encoding 4-hydroxy-tetrahydrodipicolinate reductase — translated: MTELVNLDAAAEASPIPVLVVGALGKMGREVVRAVAETPDMAVVGAVARSQVGFDIGEVLGLGSLGVEITDDLSGQLLKLSQRSGRGVMVDFTHPRSVFENIRSAIAFGVRPVVGTTGLSLEQVERLREFAEKSSVGCVIAPNFAIGMILLQQMAVQAAQYFDHVEIIELHHNRKADAPSGSASQTAQLLGRLGKDFNPPQVEEKELIPGSRGGIPEHNIRIHSIRLPGLVAHQEVIFGGMGQTLTLRHDTTDRVAFMPGVILAIRRVLELKGLVYGLEHLLSR
- a CDS encoding phosphoribulokinase → MVQRPIILGIVGDSAAGKTTLTRGIAQVLGEENVTVICTDDYHRYDRKQRAELGITALHPDCNYLDIMQQHLTLLRTGQPILKPIYNHNTGTFDPPEYIKPNKYVIVEGLLGYSTRGMRDSYDVRVYLAPPEDLRALWKIKRDTRKRGYTEEQVREELRKREPDSEAFIRPQRQWADVVVSFYPPQEGSDQDELLLNVRLVLRPTIPHPDFWQILNADNSHLGSAIRLDLDRDMGKPVDVLGIDGHATASQVVELERMLCNEIPYLGKFCSLDTNPSIGKLIGTTGELLQSYPLALTQLLITYHMLKAANIYQ
- the rpsJ gene encoding 30S ribosomal protein S10, translated to MATLTQQKIRIRLKAYDHRLLDTSCDKIVDTARRTEAMPVGPIPLPTRRRIYCVLRSPHTDKDSREHFETRTHRRIIDIYSPSSKTIDALMKLDLPAGVDIEVKL